Within Candidatus Cloacimonadota bacterium, the genomic segment GTTTTACCGGGATTGAGTCCAATTTCTTTGGTCATCTTATTGGGATTGAAGCTGACGATACATAAAGATCCGGCAGGGCACTCACAGAGAGGGATCTCATTCTTCCCCATAGCTTCCCAAGCAGCTAAAGATTTTCCATGACGTCGCCTACGTCTCATGTGACATCTATCTTGCTGATTACATCCGATGTTGACTTCTTTGATAAGACCATTATCATCATTACCCTTTTTACGAAAAATACTCATTTATATCCTCTTTGTTAATTTTCTTTTACCTATAAAACGCAACAATAGGAAGATTATGACATATAATCCTATACTGATTGATATCCATTGGATAGCACCCTGTGGATTCTCAAAGAAGATGCTGAACTGGTAGAAGAGTGTAGCTATGATCCATGCCAGAATTGTCAGATACCCCACAGAGAAGAGAGTCCATTTAAGATTTGTTTCTCGATAGATAGCACCGATAGCAGCCACACAGGGCATGTAGATCAAGACAAATAAAAGATAAGCAAAAGCGTTATTTCTCCCACCGAAACGTTTTATCATCTCACCTTCGCTTTTGATCTCAAACTCTTCTTCTTCACTTGAAAATCCTTCCGGTATTGCCGAAAATGCCTCTCTAATTCCCTGCCAAAATTGAAAATCCTCTTCCTCGATCTCTTCCTCTCCGCCAAGTGTTTCATAAAGAGTTCCCAAGGTTCCTATGATAACCTCCTTAGCAAAAACTCCGGTAAACAAACCGACAGTTGCCGGCCAGTTATCCTGACTTATTCCCATTGGTGAAAAGATTGGGGTAAGATATCTCCCTGTAGCACTCAAGATCGATTTTTCAGATTCAGCAAAGCGAAACTGCCCGTCAGTACCCAATGAGTTGAGAAAAGAGAGCACGATTACTGCTAAAATAATGACTTTACCCGCTCTGAGGATAAAACTCTTCAATCTCCGCCAAGTATGCATAAAGATTCCGTTCATAGTCGGAATATGATAGAGTGGTAACTCCATAACGAATGATGAAGTCTCTCCTTTGAAGAGGGTGCTTTTGAATATGAAACCGGTAAAAATTGCCAAGAGGATGCCGATCAAATATAATAGAAAGATGATCCTTCCTCCGGTTGCAGGAAAGAATATGGCAGCAAATAGAGCATAAACAGGCAGTTTAGCTCCACAAGACATAAAGGGATTGATGAGGATCGTCAAAATCCTGTCCTTTTCATTCTCCAAGGTTCGGGTTGCCATTATTGCCGGCACATTACAACCAAAGCCAACCAGCATCGGAATGAAAGCTTTGCCGGGTAAGCCGATATAACGCATAAAACGATCCATAACAAAGGCAGCACGAGACATGTAACCCGAATCTTCCAGTATGGATAATGAGAAGAAGATAAAAAATATGGGTGGTATAAAGGTTGATACCGTTCTGATTCCATTCCCTATACCGTGAGCTAAAAAGGTGATCAACCAAGCCGGCGCATTAATCGACATTAATAAATGGGCAAATCCATCGACAAATATAGTGCCGAAGAATCTGTCAAAAAACTCGATAAAGGGTTCCCCGACTCCAATAGTAAGAAGAAAGACCAGATACAGGATCACTAAAAATATCGGTACTCCGAATAAACGATTTAGTACAATTTGATCAATGACATCGGTCAACCCTCTTTGAAAATGGCTCTCTTTATGAATAACATCCTTAGTTAAGCCGTTTATGAAACCGTAACGACCATCGAGCACTACTATATCTGCCTCTTGTCCGGTATGTTTACTGATCTTATGAGAAGCTGCTTGTACATGATCAGCTAACTCTCTATTGGTTAATTCTGAAGCCAAGGGATCGCTCTCCAGAAGCTTTATTGCTAACCAACGACTATCAACGGCATGTTTATCAGCATAAGGCTCAACCTCTTTCTGTAATTCCCCGATTACCTCTTCTACAATAGAATCATAATACACCTTAGTTGGAGATATTGGTGTTGCTTGCATCGCCGACAAAATTGTGTCTTTCAGTTCTTCCAGACCACTCTTCTTACTCGCTATTATAGGAACTACAGGACATCCTAAATGTTGTGCCAAATGTTCTACTTCGATCTTGACTCTTCGCTGTTGTGCTACATCCATCATATTTAGTGCCACAATGAGCGGTCTTTTCATTTCTATGATCTGAGTTGTCAGATAAAGACTTCGTTCTAGATTTGAGGCATCGATAATATTTACGACTAAATCGGGCTCATTATGTAAGATATATTCACGAGCTATCTTTTCATCTAAAGAGTAAGCAGAAAAGGAGTAGATCCCAGGCAGGTCAACAACTTCAATTTTCTGATCTTGATGAATATATTGACCCTCTTTCCGTTCTACAGTAACACCCGGCCAATTACCGACCCGTTGTTTAAACCCTGTCAGAGCATTGAAGAGAGTAGTTTTGCCACTATTGGGATTGCCTGCTAAAGCTATTTTCAAAGTTTTCATAGTATTACATTTTTCCTTATGGCTTTTTGCGACAAAGGGAACAGAGTCCCTTTATTCTCACAGTGTTATCTTGCATGGAAAAACCGTTATGTTTAGCAATACGGTTTAATACCCGCTCTAATTCTTCATCTGTCTGTTCCACTATCCTGCCACAGGCAACACAGAGCAGATGCAGATGATTGGGATGACCATAGATATGCTCATAATGCTCTTTGCTTTCATCACACATAGATTTGCGGATCAATCCTGCTTGTAGCAGATAGGGGAGGGTGCGATATACAGTTGCCAGAGATACATTGCTTTTATTATTACGCATCATTTGATACAACTCCTCTGCATCGAAATGAGAATGAATTGCAAAAACGGCATCTAAAATCGCTTCACGTGGTCGGGTTAACTTCAAACCTCGTGATTGTAAATAATTAATGAATACTTCTCTGTATTCCATTGTATTCATACTCCTTGAACACTCGATAACTTAGGTAACACGATTTTCAAACCACTGAACACTGTCAAGATATAAATGAGAATAATACTCATTTGCATTTCAGCGGCTAAGATTGCTAACTAATTGATTCTGAGGTTAAGCCGATTTTAAATGAGAGCGATATAGGATTTAACTTGTTATGAACCATTAGGAAGGGATATAGTCGGATATATCCGACTATATCCCTTCCTAATGGTTAAATTTAAGAAACACAACTCAAATTGATAAGTTAACTATAGTGTAATGATTAATAATACTGTGAATTGAGTAAAAGTATCGGTTTTCTGGTATTCTGTAATTATAGGTTGATAAGCAAAGACGAGAGTATCGAAAGGTTGACAATCTTTAGATAATAAAATATTTGTTAATCGTGTGATAAGCGATTTTAGTGAGAATAATATAAGAAGGTTATCGTAAAAAATACAACATGTGTATTCTGTGATTTAAATCAATCCTTTTATTGGAGGTAAATATGAGAGAAAGGATGTGCGGTTTTATGGTGTTGATAATCATCTCTCTGTTAGTCATTAGTTGCAGTGAGAAAACAACCGAGCCGGAGAATAGGGTTTCTACACCGGAATTCGATCCACCGGCAGGTATCTATTCTCCACCACTATTTGTTGCTATAACCTGTGAAACAGAAGGAGTAATCATCAGGTATACAACCGATGGTAGTATGCCAACATCGTCATCATCAAGATATACAGAACCGATTGAGATCATAACCCATACACAATTAAGGGCTGTAGCTTTCAAATTCGGCTGGAAGGAGAGTTTTCCCGGTAATGCATATTATGAAATTTATGATATAGTTCCTGATGCTATTCACCCATCAGAAGGTGACGGTACGGAAGAAAATCCTTATCAGATAGCGACACTGGAGAATCTTTACTGGATTAGTGCAAATTCTGATAAATGGAGTAAACATTATATGCAAACTGCCGATATTGATGCTTCAGCAACCAGCGACTGGTTTGATGAACAGGGTTGGTTACCGATAGGATGGTCTCCTACTGATGGTAGATATGGGTGTTTTACGGGAACATATGATGGTCAGGGTTATACCATTGAAGGCTTGTATTCAAATCGCAGTGAAATGAATGGTAATGGTCTTTTGGGTATAGTCAGGAATGCATCAATTCAGAATCTGTTTATGACAAATGTTGATATTACAGGAGATTGGTATGTAGGTGGTTTGGCAGCTATGGCATGTAATTCTGAAATAATAAACTGCCATGTCTCCGGAGTTGTTAATGGTACTCGCTGTGTTGGAGGTCTTGTTGGTAGTGCTTATTTTTACTCAAGAGTTTCCGACAGCAGCAGTAGTGCTTATGTCAACGGAGATGTTGAATCGGGTGGATTGATTGGACGTGCTGATTTTTCTATAGTTGAAAATAGTTATAGTAAAGGTATTGTTGAAGGAAATAGATGGATCGGTGGTTTAGTTGGTACTCTATGGTATTCCTCAATAGTTAATAGTTATTGCACGGGTGATGTAACAGGTGATAGTGTAGTTGGTGGTTTAGTAGGTATGAATGGGAATGTATCTTTGATAACGAACTGTTACAGTACTGGTAGTGTAACCGGTGAAGAGGATACCGGGGGACTAGTTGGAATAACATCAGAAGGAGTTGTTGTGGAGAGTTTCTGGGATTTTGAAACTTCCGGGCAGACTGAAAGTTCAGGTGGAGAGGGAAAAAGTACGGAAGAAATGAAGACTGAGTCCACTTATACGGATGTGGGCTGGGATTTTGATACCATCTGGTCGATAAACGGAAATATCAATGAAGGTTATCCTTATCTACAAAGTAACCTGCCAAACTGAAACTGGGGATTGGATAATCACGTATGTAAATTCCTGATAAAAATTCAAAAATATTGACAATTAAGCCCTATCAAAAATTATTTCAATCTCTATAACTTATGAATTATAAAGCAGATAAGGAGATTGAAAGTAATGTCAGACAAAGTTAAAACAGCGATAACACCAACAAGAAATGAGGATTATCCTCAGTGGTATCAGCAGGTAATCAAGGCAGCGGATTTAGCGGAGAATAGTGAAGTACGGGGCTGTATGGTTATCAAACCATGGGGATATGCGATCTGGGAAAATATTCAGAGCAGTTTAGATGCGATGTTTAAAGAGACGGGGCATCGGAATGCCTATTTTCCCCTCTTCATCCCGAAGAGTTTCTTTGAGAAAGAAGCTGAACACGTCGAAGGATTTGCCAAAGAATGTGCTGTAGTTACTCACAGCCGTTTAGAAGATGATGGTAAAGGTGGTCTTAAAGCAGCTGGCGAGTTAACAGAACCTTTGATAGTCAGACCAACCAGTGAGACGATCATAGGAGCTTCGTTCAGCCGTTGGGTAAGTTCATATCGTGATTTACCTTTATTGATCAATCAATGGGCTAATGTTGTACGTTGGGAATTACGGACTCGACTCTTTTTACGCACTACCGAATTCCTTTGGCAGGAAGGTCATACCGTTCATGCCTCTGAAGAAGAGGCGGTAGAAGAGACTTACCGTATGCTCGATGTCTATGCTGAATTTGCCGAAAAATATCTGGCAATACCGGTAATTAAAGGCGAGAAGACAGCTGGAGAGCGTTTCCCTGGTGCATTGCAGACTTTCTGTATCGAAGCGATGATGCAAGATAGAAAGGCATTACAATCAGGAACTTCGCACTTTTTAGGGCAGAATTTTGCCAAAGCATCAGAGATCAAATTTCAGAGTAAAGAGGGGCGTGAAGAATATGCCTGGACTACCTCTTGGGGGGTATCTACCAGAATGATCGGTGCTTTGATCATGGCACACAGTGATGATGATGGTCTGATCTTACCACCCAGAATAGCTCCTGCTCATATCGCCATTATTCCTATTCATCGCAATGAAGAAGATAGGATAGTAGTAGATAATTATATCAAGAAGCTCTTGCAGGACTTGAAAGGGTTAACTTATCATGACCGTAAGCTCTTAATAGAATATGATACCCGAGATATTAACGGTGGAGAAAAGAACTGGCAGTGGATCAAGAAAGGTATCCCTATTCGTTTGGAGATAGGACCTCGTGATGTGCAAAACGATTCTGTCTTTATGGGACAGCGTACTAAATCTCCCAAAGAGAAGAAATCGATATCAAGGACTGAGTTTGTCAACAATGTTATCTCTTATCTTGATGCAATACAGGAAGAGATCTATAATCGAGCATTAGAGTTAAGAAAGCAACATACCAAAAAAATAGATGATAAAGAAGAATTTTACCGCTTCTTTACTCCCAAGAATGAAGATAAACCGGAGATCCATGGTGGTTTTGCCTTTTCACACTGGTGCGGCAGCACAGAATGTGAAGATAAGATCAAAGATGATCTGAAAGTGACTATCCGCTGTATTCCCTTAGAAGGGGAAAGAGAGGAAGGTATCTGCTTTTTGTGCGGTAAGAAGAGCGAACAACGGGTCTATTTTGCCAAGAATTATTAATTTACTTCGGATTTTGGACTAAAGAGATGAGATTCAGGTTAAATAAGCACGAAGACGAGATTACTTTAGAAGCTTTTCTAAAGGCGGTAGGAGCAAATGATGACTATCAACAAATACGCTTCATGATCAAGGATGGCAAAGTCTGGGTAAACGGAGATAAGGAAATTGCCCGAAGAAGGTTGTTGAAAGCCGGCGATAATGTAGCTTTTGAGGATCGTTACTATATAATATTTCCGCACCGTGAAGAGTATGTCAAGAAACCAAGAAAACCTGAAAAAGATCAGAGAGGTAGTCCTTTTGACGAAAGAATTAAGACCGAAAAGGTGTTGCATCATAAGAAACCGTTACAGTGGTCCGAGAAGAAGGTAGTGAAGAAGGTAAAGAGCAAGACAGATAGCAGTAAAGAGAATAGTTAATGAAATGTAGTACAGCAGTAATATGTATTGGTAGTGAATTACTCTCGGGACGGGTGGTTAACTCGAATCTTTCTTTTCTAGGATTAGAACTGGAAAAAATCGGCTTACCAATTAAGTATTCTGTTATTGTTCCCGATGATGAATCTTCTATTACAGACTCTCTGAATGATTGTTTAAAAAGAAGCAATGTCATTATAACAGTTGGAGGTTTGGGACCAACATCTGACGATATTACCAAAAGAAGTATCGCTCTGTTTCTTGGAAAACCATTGAATTTCAATGAAGAGATTTGGTCATCGACCAATCAGAGATTTGCTCGTAGAGGATTGTCAACTCCCGAGTGTAATCGCAGTCAGGCAGAAGTACCCCAAGATTTTGTTGTTTTAAAGAACGACTTGGGTACTGCCCCGGGTTTATATTATGATCATGGAGAACAGCTTATAATAATGCTACCTGGTGTTCCTACTGAAATGAAGGCATTATTTACTGAGAAAGTAAAACCCTTACTTGTTGATAAATATCATGCAAAATCGTTGATAGTGAGAACTATTCATACGATAGATATTCCCGAATCGCAATTAGCAGACATGATCAAAGATATCAGCCTACCCGATAAAGTTAACTTGGCTTTTTTATCACAGCCGGGCAGGGTTGATCTCCGGATCAGTAGTGCTGATGAAGTTTTGATTAATTCAATTTTTCATTCGCTATGCGAAAGATGTAATCCGAACATCTGGGGATATGATGAAGAGTCATTACCGGGTATAATACACAATCTGATGATCTCCGGAGATTTAAAGCTCTCCATAGCAGAGTCTTGTACCGGTGGTCTTATTCAGGCAAAGTTAACCGATATTCCGGGCGCTTCTGCTTTCTTCAGTGGTGGAGTCGTTACTTATAGTGATCAAGCCAAGATGGATTTGCTGGGTGTCAGTAAGGTTTGTCTGGAGGAATATGGAGCTGTTAGTACCGAAACAGCGGAGGAGATGGCAGAAGGTGTTCGGAAGAAATTCAAGTCTGATATTGGTGCTGCAGTCACCGGAATAGCCGGTCCAACAGGGGGAACTGAAGAAAAACCGGTGGGTATGGTCTGTTTTGCAGTGTCTCATAAAAAGATGATAAAATCGTGGAAAAGAATATTTCCGGGAAATCGGGAATCGATCAGAGAGAATGCTACCTTTTTCCTCTTAAATTTGATCCGCCAAACCTTAATAACAAAAATATAATAAAATGAGAGCTAATCATGTTTAATTTAGTTGAGCATATACGACAAAATTACTATCGTAAAAAAGGCCAGAAACTACTCGTGCAAGGTAAACCGGAGAAGGCATATCTGTATCTGGAAAAAGCTCTAATGTTAGAAGACAATCCGGGAAATATCTATAATTTGGCTCTAGCTCTATTAGCAATGAAGCGATTTGCAGAGGCAGAAAACTATCTTAAGAAAATACTTTCGTCATATCCGGAAAATGAGCTGGCAACTCTGACATTGGCAGAGTTATATATGCAACAAAGAGAGTGGGATCAGGCAAAAGAACTGCTGGTCAAGTTGGTCGAATTTCATCCAACTAATCAGAACTACAAAAAATATTTAGAGAGGATCAGTGATCCGGAACTGAGAGAGAAATACATCAAAGCGAAAGAGTTATTAAACGAATCACAACGACTTTTGGAAAAGAAGGAGATCAAAGAAGCACTCAAGACTCTTCTTGAAGCAGAGATATGTGATCCGGAAAATCCGTATATCCAGAACAATCTCGGATATTTTTATCTAATGCTGGAAAAACAACCAAAGAAGGCACTCACCTATTTTCAGAAAGCTTATCAACTTGAACCGGAAAATCCGAAGTTCCGGCAAAATCTATATCGAGTCAGGAAACAAATCCGCAAATGAAAAGGAAAAGGAAGCTTGTTAAATGGATTTTTTGGATTTTGATCATCTTAATCCTTATTTATAATCCGCTGTCTGCCAGATTGATGACTCTGATAGTGGCCAAAGCACATAATTTAGATACTCAACTCTTCTATCGGTTAGTAGCGGCCGAAAGTTCTTTTCGAACTCTGGCATACTCCCGAAACAAAGCTATCGGATTAGGTCAGGTACAGGTAAATACGGCTAAATATATATTCCCTCAATATGTTGAAGGTATGCTTTGGTTTCCTCCTACAAATCTACATATTTCTGCTATTTATTTTCGATACCTGCTCAATAAATACCGTGATAATGTATCACTCTCTTTAGCTGCCTATAACTGGGGAGAAGCAAATGTTGACAGGAAGATCAAAGAAGAAAGAATAATCATTGATAGCGAAACTAATTATCGCCATCTCTTTAGAAATGTCCCGGAGACCTACTTCTTTATCAAAAAAATACTGGAATAGAAATAACTTTACATGCTTTAAGTGTCTATTATTAATGAAATTAGAAATAAAAAATCATGGAGGAATCATGAAAATTTTCGTACTATTCTTAACCGTAATTGTTACTGCTTTGATCGTTAGCTCTTGTGCCAAAGCAGAAGAGGTTGAATATGATCATCAGATCATTACAGATGGTATCAACCAATTAACTTTCGATATTTTGCCATTGTTGAACAACCAAAACACTTTTTTCTCACCATATTCTATTTCTTCTGCACTGGCTATGACTTATGCCGGAGCAAGAGGAAACACTGAGCAAGAGATGTCTCAAGTACTCTATTTTGCTGAAGATCAGAAGGTTTTCCACCCCTCTTTCCAAAAACTTAATCAAGAACTGGAGAATCGAAAAAGAGAGGGGATAGTTCTCAATAATGCCAATGCTTTGTGGGTTGACTATACAGCTAATCTAAGCAACGATTTCCTTAACCTAAATAATCGTTACTATGGAGCCGGAGCAGAGAGGTTGGATTTCTTTAGAGAAACCGAAGCGAGCAGATTACATATCAATGAGTGGGTTGAAGAGAAGACAGAAGAGAAGATCAAGGACTTACTATCTCCGGGTGATGTAACACCGGATACGAGATTGATCCTGACAAATGCCATATATTTTCTGGGTAGCTGGTTGGAAGAGTTTAATCCTGAAATGACTCGAGAGCAGAATTTCTATGTTACTCCACAACGAGGTACCAGAGTTCCTTTTATGAGAAGAGATGATTCTTTACAATATGTAGAAAAAGCTGATTATCAAATGGTGCAACTTCCATATACAGGGGAAGAACTCGCTATGGTCATAATTTTACCGAAGAAGGATATTCCACTTGCATCAATTATAGAGAACTTGGATAATGATAAGTTTAATGAGGCATTAGAATCGCTTACTATTGAAAAGGTCGATCTTCAGCTACCAAAATTTAAGTTTGAAGCTAAGTACAATATGAAAGATATGTTTAGAAAATTAGGCATGATCGAAGCTTTTTCCGAATATGCTGACTTCACTGCCATGACAAGTGATGAAGAGAGATTCTTTATTGATGAGATCATTCACCAAGCATTTGTCGAGGTTGATGAAAAGGGAACAGAAGCAGCTGCGGCGACAGCTGTAGTGATGAGGACTACTTCTATCGATGGACCTCAACCGATAATCTTTAGAGCTGACAGACCATTCCTCTTCTTTATCAATGATACGGTTACCAATACAATACTTTTCAGCGGAACTCTTATAAATCCACAGAAATAAGAAAAAGTACATTTTTCACAACCCTTAGCGAAGTGTACAACTTGTTTAATTCAGAAAGTACACCTTCCTAAGGGTTGTTTTTTTAACTACTATCTTGAGTGGAAAAACAAGCATTTACGATAAATAACTTGACTAATATTTTTCAATTTACTAGATGTCTCCTGAGATGTATTAGGTTGTTGGTGATTTATATTTTTGAAAAAAAACGGGAGGTTGTTATGAATAAAACACCCGTTACATTGGAGTATATGTGAGAATGTTAAGGTAATATATGAACTCTAACTCTAATAAAAAAGTCAAGTTAATAACTATTTTCTTTTCTACTACCAATTCTTTCAAAAATCTATCAGTAAACTACTTTATCACCCTAAAGAGCTTCAGGAGATCCATTATGTTAAGTTCTAAAAAGCCCTCTATTAAGTTATTTTTTTTTATATCAATAATCTTGGTACTATGTATTAGTTCCTTCACCAATCTTGAAGCTACAACAGTAACTATTGGTTCGGGAACCGACACTAATACTAACTGGGGAGTTGCTCCGGTTAATATTAGTTACAGGAGCTTACGAACCCAGACCATCTATACGGCATCAGAATTAAACACCGCTGGGATGATGGGCCAAAATGTCATTACTGCTCTCGCCTATTATGTGACTGATGCTCCTGCCTATTCATTACCGGATTTTAGGATCAGAATGAGGCATACATCAGCAATTGATGGAACGGAGCATATCGAAGGACCATATCAGGAGGTATATTTTAACTCTTCTTATATGCCTACTGCCGGTGGGTGGAACGTTATTGAATTATCAACAGCATTCGTCTGGAATGGGGTTGATAATATCCTCGTTGACACAGCATTTGGTTATCTTTGGTCTACAACTGCTTCAGGAAGGCAAAGGATATATTCTCAGACAAACGGTATGCGATATGCCGGATCGAGTTTTGGTGATCAGACGAATGAGGAAACGAATGCAGTCGTTAATTACAAACCTCAGATACAGTTTACTTATCATCCTCTGGTACTCCCTGTACCGCAAAATCTTACAGCTATACCGGGGAGTATGGTCATCTATCTTAATTGGGAAGAGCCGGAGGTAACGAACAGGGAGCGAGTATTTCAATTAATAGGTTATAATATATATAGAGAACAGACTATGATCAATCTCAATCCAATCGAAATCACCGAATACGCAGACTATGATGTCCTGAATGATGTAACATATGAATATTATGTAACGGCACTCTATGTCGAGGGTGAATCTGAACCATCAAATATTGTCGAGGTTATTCCCGAGCCACTCCCTGTACCGCAGAATTTGACAGCAACGAGTGGGAACGGAGAGATCGGGTTGGCTTGGGTTCCTCCTGATTATGAGGATAATACCGGTCGAGATCGTAATCTTATTCTTCTGGGGTATAATGTATATCGTGACTGGGTTCTGATCAATTCTGAATTGGTATTAGAAACAACATATAACGACACAGATCTAGTTATCGGCGCATCATACCTCTATTTTGTCACGGCGGTATACAATGTTGATGAATCCTTTTATTCTAACCCTGTACAGGTTACAGCGCTCGGAGGGCTTTATAACCTGTCGGTTGCTATCTCTCCCGATAATACCGGCTCGGTATCAGGTGATACGGGTGAGATATATGCGGGGCAATCGATAACCTTCGAGGCGATTCCCGAGGCAGGGTATGATTTGATCAACTGGACATATACACCCGATCCACGTAATTCGGTCAGAGAGGTTTTCAGCACGGATAACCCCCTGACCTTTACAATGCCGGAGAACGACCTGCATCTGGTGGCTAATTTCGGTTCTACCTCAGGCTTTGCAGGCGGGTTTGGAACAGCAGAGAGACCGTGGGAGATAGTAAACAGAATCCATCTCAATCTTGTCAGGAATCATCTCGGTCCTTCTCACGGTGATAAACATTTCAGATTAATGAATAACATCTGGTTTTATATGCCACCCTATCAGGATGAAAACTGGGAACCGTTCGGCTTCTATGATATCATAGCACCGGTTGCTTTTGAAGGTACTTTCGATGGTGGCTCGAATACGATTTATTATTTATGGATAGATCGTCCAAACCAGAATTTCATCGGTCTTTTCGGTTATGTGAAAAATGCCACGATCGTCGACCTGAATCTCTCCGATGCTCTTGTAACCAGTGGTGATTATGGAATTGGTACTTTATTCGGAACTATTGAAGATTCGGAGATAATTAACTGCCACGTGCAGGGTGAGGTTTCGGGATCTTATACAGCAATAGGTGGTCTTGCTGGTTCTCTTCTGGGAGGAACGATAACAGGTTGCAGCGCCAATGTGACAGTGAATGGACATTATGATACCGGAGGGCTGATCGGAGAGATCAATAGTCAGGGCAAGGTCTCGGAAAGCCATAGTTTAGGGAGTGTTTACGGATATGGCACTGTTGGAGGATTAGCCGGCTTTTCTCTCGGGGTGCTAGAATCTAGTTATTCCGAAAGTAATGTAACCGCTTCTGCCGGTAATACGGGGGGATTAGCCGGTGTTTCTGCCGGTATGATCACACAATGCTATGCTACGGGAGTTATTAGTGCTCAGGGTAATAATGTAGGTGGTCTCGTCGGGTACTCCACAGGGAACATATATAGTAGTTTTGCGACCGGTAACGTTACGGCAACAGTGAATAACGGTTTTCACGTCGGGGGTTTAGTTGGTAGTCAATATCACGCTACCGGGGCAAGATTTATCATCAACAGTCATTCGACCGGTACTGTGAACGGATATGCTTATGCAGGCGGGTTAGTTGGTAAACTGGAAAACGGGCAGGTATTAAGCAGTTATTCGTCATCATCTGTCTCGGGTTCATTATGGCTCGGTGGTCTTGTAGGCTTGATGGAGAATGGGGTCATCGAGAGAAGCTATGCCCTGGGTAATATCCCTACTGCCGGCGGTCTCAAAAAGGGTGGTCTCGTTGGTGAAATGATCGATAGTGAGATCAGTAATAGTTATGCCAGGGGTAA encodes:
- a CDS encoding ferrous iron transport protein A, yielding MSIFRKKGNDDNGLIKEVNIGCNQQDRCHMRRRRRHGKSLAAWEAMGKNEIPLCECPAGSLCIVSFNPNKMTKEIGLNPGKTIAVYKNEPADSNMIVCLDTTRYILPKSIAKKIITKAFTDVDSVNEK
- a CDS encoding RNA-binding S4 domain-containing protein, with translation MRFRLNKHEDEITLEAFLKAVGANDDYQQIRFMIKDGKVWVNGDKEIARRRLLKAGDNVAFEDRYYIIFPHREEYVKKPRKPEKDQRGSPFDERIKTEKVLHHKKPLQWSEKKVVKKVKSKTDSSKENS
- the proS gene encoding proline--tRNA ligase; this translates as MSDKVKTAITPTRNEDYPQWYQQVIKAADLAENSEVRGCMVIKPWGYAIWENIQSSLDAMFKETGHRNAYFPLFIPKSFFEKEAEHVEGFAKECAVVTHSRLEDDGKGGLKAAGELTEPLIVRPTSETIIGASFSRWVSSYRDLPLLINQWANVVRWELRTRLFLRTTEFLWQEGHTVHASEEEAVEETYRMLDVYAEFAEKYLAIPVIKGEKTAGERFPGALQTFCIEAMMQDRKALQSGTSHFLGQNFAKASEIKFQSKEGREEYAWTTSWGVSTRMIGALIMAHSDDDGLILPPRIAPAHIAIIPIHRNEEDRIVVDNYIKKLLQDLKGLTYHDRKLLIEYDTRDINGGEKNWQWIKKGIPIRLEIGPRDVQNDSVFMGQRTKSPKEKKSISRTEFVNNVISYLDAIQEEIYNRALELRKQHTKKIDDKEEFYRFFTPKNEDKPEIHGGFAFSHWCGSTECEDKIKDDLKVTIRCIPLEGEREEGICFLCGKKSEQRVYFAKNY
- a CDS encoding chitobiase/beta-hexosaminidase C-terminal domain-containing protein; protein product: MRERMCGFMVLIIISLLVISCSEKTTEPENRVSTPEFDPPAGIYSPPLFVAITCETEGVIIRYTTDGSMPTSSSSRYTEPIEIITHTQLRAVAFKFGWKESFPGNAYYEIYDIVPDAIHPSEGDGTEENPYQIATLENLYWISANSDKWSKHYMQTADIDASATSDWFDEQGWLPIGWSPTDGRYGCFTGTYDGQGYTIEGLYSNRSEMNGNGLLGIVRNASIQNLFMTNVDITGDWYVGGLAAMACNSEIINCHVSGVVNGTRCVGGLVGSAYFYSRVSDSSSSAYVNGDVESGGLIGRADFSIVENSYSKGIVEGNRWIGGLVGTLWYSSIVNSYCTGDVTGDSVVGGLVGMNGNVSLITNCYSTGSVTGEEDTGGLVGITSEGVVVESFWDFETSGQTESSGGEGKSTEEMKTESTYTDVGWDFDTIWSINGNINEGYPYLQSNLPN
- a CDS encoding transcriptional repressor, which encodes MEYREVFINYLQSRGLKLTRPREAILDAVFAIHSHFDAEELYQMMRNNKSNVSLATVYRTLPYLLQAGLIRKSMCDESKEHYEHIYGHPNHLHLLCVACGRIVEQTDEELERVLNRIAKHNGFSMQDNTVRIKGLCSLCRKKP
- the feoB gene encoding Fe(2+) transporter permease subunit FeoB, translated to MKTLKIALAGNPNSGKTTLFNALTGFKQRVGNWPGVTVERKEGQYIHQDQKIEVVDLPGIYSFSAYSLDEKIAREYILHNEPDLVVNIIDASNLERSLYLTTQIIEMKRPLIVALNMMDVAQQRRVKIEVEHLAQHLGCPVVPIIASKKSGLEELKDTILSAMQATPISPTKVYYDSIVEEVIGELQKEVEPYADKHAVDSRWLAIKLLESDPLASELTNRELADHVQAASHKISKHTGQEADIVVLDGRYGFINGLTKDVIHKESHFQRGLTDVIDQIVLNRLFGVPIFLVILYLVFLLTIGVGEPFIEFFDRFFGTIFVDGFAHLLMSINAPAWLITFLAHGIGNGIRTVSTFIPPIFFIFFSLSILEDSGYMSRAAFVMDRFMRYIGLPGKAFIPMLVGFGCNVPAIMATRTLENEKDRILTILINPFMSCGAKLPVYALFAAIFFPATGGRIIFLLYLIGILLAIFTGFIFKSTLFKGETSSFVMELPLYHIPTMNGIFMHTWRRLKSFILRAGKVIILAVIVLSFLNSLGTDGQFRFAESEKSILSATGRYLTPIFSPMGISQDNWPATVGLFTGVFAKEVIIGTLGTLYETLGGEEEIEEEDFQFWQGIREAFSAIPEGFSSEEEEFEIKSEGEMIKRFGGRNNAFAYLLFVLIYMPCVAAIGAIYRETNLKWTLFSVGYLTILAWIIATLFYQFSIFFENPQGAIQWISISIGLYVIIFLLLRFIGKRKLTKRI